CATGCCAGCACCAGCTTTTCCCGGATTGCCATTGGAAGCATCACACGGTCGATTTCAGGTGGATGCCATGTGCTTTCAGTGGGGATAATGAGCTTCACCCTTTCTAAGCCCCCCAGAAATAATTTAACACTCCCAAGTCCTCAACGTCATTATGCATATTACCACGCAAACAATGAGTAATCATGAATCGGATGATGCACACTCAACTTGAACTGAGCCCTTCGCCTTATCATTGCCATAAGCTACTTTTTTCCCCAATTTCCACAGTTCAAAGCGCACCACAAAATTCACAAGAAGCCATAGATCCTTAATTTATTATGCTCTTTCTAGGCTCTGCAGCATAAGAACTGGGCAGAAAACAAGCTGGTGATGAACCAAAAACCCCTGCCATCCAGTTCCAAGCTCTTTAGCAAACTACGTTTCCAAATAATGTGTTCTATAGAATCCATCTCTTGATCACACAGATGGCATTTAGAAGCAATTGGCAGTATCTTTCACACAGATGGCATTTAGGAGCAATTGGCAGTATCTCTCGTGAGCAGCAGAGCTTGCACATGCACCGACTTCCAAAATTGCACTGCAAGAGTAGATCAAACTGCCTTGGGCCAAATCAAACTAGCACCTAAGCAAAAGGAACATGCTTATTTCTGATCAATTCTTTGGCTGACTTGCAGAAAATATGCCCTTTTCATCTGGAAACGAAACCCAAGAGTCGTCGCAGACAGAGGGATGAGGCAACACCTGGAGTAACCATGATGGACCTGATACAATCAGGAAGCACCCAAGCATTATTAACAATCAAATCACTAACTTTGGAAGGGTAATCCAATCTCAAAGCTTAAGGAAAACCAATCAGCTTGGCTATGCTATTTTCTCCACGCCAagcatcaaaaaaagaaaaaaaaaatgtcttttCCATTCACTGCTATATGTTGGTCTATTTGGAAATGCAGAAACGCAATAACATGCATAAAACGACAAGGTTTTCATTACAATGCTCCAATTCTAACTTCTTCTGGAGCAATGAGAATAAGATCACTAAGCCTACTCTTTTTGTATGAAAACCCAAGAATATAATGCTACAACCATCCCTCTTTGGGGTTTGGGGCTTGTGCCCAAAAATCGTATACAGGCTCTTAGCTACTTTTCTTTCTCGACATCCAAATGATGACTGTATAGTGAACCTGCAAGGCAACAATTACTCGACTACTTTACATGTGCTTGCTGCTAAGCTTAGCTAGTGCGAGTGTTGGTTCAAAAATTTGGGCCCTTAGAAACCGGAGAGTGCAAGACTGTCATGCAACTTCGTAGATCCACAGCTACCAAATGTCTACccaagttaacgtatataactaATTTACGCTCTCTCAACAACTGCAGCTTATCAGTAAAACTGAAAAGGCAAAAATGCACATGGATTAAAATTGACTATCTGCACAAGCAGACAAAACCCTTGATTTTTCAAATTATGATAACTTAACAAGTCGAGGAAAATCAATACTTTACCTTGTATGGTCCTCAAGCAAGTCTTCAAGTTTCTCTTCTTTATCAAAATGCCAGCAAGCCCCATGCACAGAAAACTGACAACTTACAGAGGCTTTAAAAATTCACCCATCCAGTTAGTAATTACAGCTTCCATATGAATGGTTTCGAATCAGTTCTTTGAAGAAAACTAGACTCGATTAGATTTTGTTCCTTCACAACTTCAATTAGATTTTGCAAGAAAATGTATACCTCTGATAAACACCATTGCAGCAGGATCCATGTCTGACATCCCCCACATTTGACAACATCCAGAAGAGAGAAAAGCCAAGGAGTAGTACTGGGATTGATTAGCTGCCTTTAAGAATTAGTTGCATACTCACAGTCGCAAAAGACAATGACCCACAAACCCTCTCTAAGGCTTAGAATTGTTCTCCCTTACTGATGCTCATAACTGAACCTAGATGCTGTAAAACATCTAAAGTTGGAAGGTTGCATAAGAATAAGCAAATGTCACATAATAAGAGCAGTACTTAAAGCTAAATCCACAGAAAGCAGAAGTAACTATGTCTCTCCCCATCCACTGCTATACATACATTGATGTTGCAATACCGAATAAGCTAAATATGCTAGTCCTTTGGAGAAAATTCAACCAATAATATTCATTAGTATGTTTCTATAATTTTGCCTGATAAAAAACTATTAAGAATTAgcaaaaatcatccaaaaatgtaATTCAGATAATTCAACACTTTAAGATACATCTAAACGGGTTTCAATTGATTTATATCCAAAAAATTAAGACAATTGATTTCACTAACAAGATATTTGGATTGGAAATTGAAACTGGATACATGTCATAACATCTGAAATACTACTACTTACACATATGAAACCCTAATCCCCAAACTTCTAAAACAAAAGAAACCACCAATTTCTGAAAACCTAAAAAGCAGAAACAATGAATTAAGAACTGGTAAATTTGGTCACAGCTTTGGTACCCTCAGAAACGGCATGTTTAGCCAATTCACCAGGAAGAACAAGACGAACAGCAGTTTGAATCTCACGAGAAGTGATAGTTGGTTTCTTATTATACCTAGCTAATCTCGATGACTCCGCAGCAAGTTTCTCAAAGATATCATTGATGAAACTGTTCATGATACCCATAGCTTTACTGGAGATACCAATATCTGGATGAACTTGTTTCAGAACTTTGAAGATGTAGATCTTGTATGTCTCAACagatttctttgatttcttcttcttcttatctgttGATGAAGCATCCTTGCTTGGTAGTTTCTTCTCAGCTCTGGGTTTGCTCTCTGCTGGTGCTTTTTCAGCTTTCTTTTCTTCAGCGGGTTTCTTTTCTGCTGGTTTTTTGTCTGCTGGTTTCTTCTCTGCTTTCGGCGCCATTTGATCGGAAACTTGAACGGAAAATGAAATGTTTCTCAGAGATAGAAAAGAGAAGGTGTTGGCAGTGTGAAAAATGAAGGAGAGAGTCAGGTTACTTATATAGGGGTGTTGGTAGAGTATGATTGGTGCATTTTGTTCATACGGATCGACAGTTTTCACCGTTGATTCTTATGAAGGTTATGAAAGGCTTAGATTTTTCATAAAAACTAAGAAGATATATTCAAAATTTTGGGGAACCATGTCCTTGGAGATTGATAAATTTGGGCTGGAACGGATCAGGAAACAAAATCGTTTTGGTTCGAAGTCATTAGAGCAAGTGCAGTGGTGGGAGTATaaccaaagaaggaaaaaaagaccaaattttaggtttagtctGGTgcgtgacgctacggtggaaaaactaaatttggtcagacgtacattatacgttcacCCGgtgtggggcgtgaactataccaacgcctggtgtgggacggggACTATACGTTCGTCCGGTGTAAAaagattcaaaaataaaatataaaaaataaaaaaaaaaatggggcggaggtattaagcccgccccatgcatttCAAATTTGttaagagtggggcggaggtataaaccacgccccacacaaaagaaaaaaaaaaaaaaaaacgggcgtacattatacgttcgcctggtgtgggcgtggactatacgtccgcctggtgtgggacgtggactatacgtccgcctggtgatggggcgtggactatataaacgcccgactatatttgggtttggtcttggtcgcagaccaaatttggtctgaattttagtctttgatcaaattttgatcgatggtctgtCCCACTACGCCTATCCACTGGACACTAtattgggtttagtcgtccattgtggacgctcttagcaGGATCTAAATTTTTCCCAACCTATACTAAAATTTTAGTACTaagtattttctatttttttgtttctttaagtTTCAAAATTTTTAATTTAGTGCAGATCTTTTAGAGATGTAATTGATCGTAATATAAGCTAAATTTTATATGAGTGAAACTGCATAGATATGGAGTAGGTACTGGATTACCTCCCAAGATAAAGTTTTACATATGTGGTTATGGTCTAAGAATTCTTCAATGTTAGGTTTTCGGTTTCGATCAGAAATAAAAATTGGGTTTTGAGTTAGATTGATTTGTTTAAATGAAAATCAAGAAGAAATCATGTCAACTAAAACGGAAATCAAATGAAAACTAAATCGGAAACTTACTTCGAGTAAGTCTCCAAATTAAAGCATCGGTAGCACGGCCAGATGACCAGGAAAATTTCATTGTGATCTTTGTTTAATTTTGTAGTAACTGACCGAACCAGCTTTTTCCTTCCAACAGAAATAACCTCAAAACCACTACCCAATATTTAGAAATGCTATTATAAAATAATCAAGTTCATGTAGCATGATGCAAGGATACTCAAATATATAGTTTTCACTGTTTGGTAAATACATCATTTGTTGTTACAGGAATTAGGAAAGAAGTAAATAACAAATTTTAGCTACAAGGGCAATAGGCTTCGTACCACAACATCAAGGCAATCCATATCTTTGGGTTGGAATACTCAAAGCAGTCAACTTTATAGGAGGTAGTGGATATGTGACGGTCATCCAAAACCCGTTTATTCAGAAAATTAACTACCATCAAAGTGAAGAACTAAGGAACACTACCACGCTTGGATCAGCAGAACCATGTAACAAACTAGCCCTACCAGCAATCAAATGGGATGTTTGCCACAGGAAGATTACATACAACCAGCGATATGAACACACTAGAAACACAGTATAAATTAGGCAAGAGCAAAAGCTGACAAAATGCAAATCATTGGTAGCTTACGGgtcaacacgattgatacgacaCATTTCACAAAAAAAATGTGGTGGAACTGGTGGTACACCCTCCGTGGGTTTTTATGGAATAATAACACAACCAATATGTTGTCATACTTGACATCGTGGATCCTCACACTGTAATAGGAGACACCAGTCACTAATAAGCAAAATAAGATCGAAGGTAAAAGAAATTAATATAGCTCTAACATGTGAGCGATTGCATTAACAGTCTCATATCCCCGTTCTCTTCAGCAGAATACAATTTTTATGGTCATCTTAACAACTAACATGAACTAGAGATGCACGTTGGTTCCGCATATCAAAGGACATTTTTTACCCTTCTAGGGTAATTAAAAAGCATTTCCTCAAACAATGCACTAAAAGATGCATTGGTGGACTTATAGTGACTGTAATTCTCGTTACATTGGTGGACTTATAGTGTCTGTAATTCTCGTATCCACCTGCATAccatataatatatatatttcctAAAGTCTCTTTGTTCCCTCTCCTGGTAAACATGCTATCACAGATCATACAACAATACACATTAGTTGCAAACAATATCTTAACATTGATATTTCATCTTATAACAAACGCCAAAAACTGATGATCCTATAGTATTACCTTCAGATTACTTATAGCATGTAAGCAATCATCTTCAGACACAGAGTCACGAGCAGACTTTTGCCTTTGACAAAGTAGAGTGCAAATCTCCTGCCATTGAGCGACCTTGTAGCCAAGCAAATGTCCACGTTTTGAACCTTGTCTTAACCAAATAATTAGCAACATCTCAGCAAAAATAATAAAGTAATTACATGTTGAATCTGCGGACATTTTAGAAAGATATTCTTAGTGTACAAGATGAGTATTACCAAGTTCATAATAGAAGTCGCCAATTCCCAATAGCTCAGCCCATAATCCTTTGTTTGAAGCCAAGGGATCAACCCAATTTTTGCACACATCTCGGGGAATTGTGATCTGAATGCAGGATTCTTCCGGATATCATTTTACACCAACTATTCCTGGTATTCTTCTCATTTCTTCCCCCAATTTGAGACCTGAGACAACTCAGTATACCACAATTACATTGGATACGATTTTTAAGTCAACAACGTAAATGTGAAGGGTAAAGGAGATTAAGATGCTCTGAGTTCATAAATAAAATTAAACTTTTTTATtggaaattcaaattcaaattaaatcgATTTTCAATTCAAAAACCTAGAAAATTTGTTGACaaaatttttctaaaaatttCAACTCAAAACGGAGATCTATATGAAATAATTGTGGATCTATATTCTGGTCATCTTTTGAATAAAGATTTCTAGATGAAATCAGATGGATTAGGTTTTCAacagtaaacaaaaaaaaattcatctgaTATTGATTTGGAAATCAACAAATCAGGAGTTTAA
Above is a genomic segment from Papaver somniferum cultivar HN1 chromosome 10, ASM357369v1, whole genome shotgun sequence containing:
- the LOC113315299 gene encoding histone H2B.3-like, which gives rise to MAPKAEKKPADKKPAEKKPAEEKKAEKAPAESKPRAEKKLPSKDASSTDKKKKKSKKSVETYKIYIFKVLKQVHPDIGISSKAMGIMNSFINDIFEKLAAESSRLARYNKKPTITSREIQTAVRLVLPGELAKHAVSEGTKAVTKFTSS